One genomic segment of Oncorhynchus masou masou isolate Uvic2021 chromosome 16, UVic_Omas_1.1, whole genome shotgun sequence includes these proteins:
- the rdh14b gene encoding retinol dehydrogenase 14b has product MSAAIIVAAVVGGGILLIVRRMFPRKKAVELLRYPADMMRGKTVIVTGANSGIGKAAAGELLKLQARVIMACRDQQMAEEAAQDIKKQAGPEHGELVIKHLDLASLQSVRSFCEEILKEEQQVDVLINNAGIYQCPYMKTEEGFEMQLGVNHLGHFLLTHLLLDLLKRSSPSRVVVVSSKLYKYGSINFDDLNSERSYNKAFCYSQSKLANLLFTHQLARRLEEEGVTGVTVNALTPGIVRTRLGRHIHIPFLAKPLFYLASLFFFKSPLEGAQTPLYLACSPDVEGVAGKCFANCEEEELMPKATDDQAAKRLWDLSETMVGIKTQ; this is encoded by the exons ATGTCAGCTGCGATTATTGTGGCCGCTGTCGTCGGCGGTGGAATACTGCTAATTGTTCGCAGAATGTTCCCCCGGAAGAAAGCGGTCGAGTTGCTCCGGTACCCGGCCGATATGATGCGGGGAAAGACTGTCATTGTGACCGGGGCGAACAGCGGCATAGGGAAGGCCGCGGCCGGGGAGCTGCTCAAACTCCAGGCCCGGGTTATCATGGCCTGTCGGGATCAGCAGATGGCCGAGGAAGCAGCGCAGGACATCAAGAAGCAAGCGGGGCCAGAGCACGGAGAGCTGGTGATCAAACACCTGGACCTCGCCTCGCTTCAGTCTGTGCGGAGCTTTTGCGAGGAGATCCTGAAG GAAGAACAACAAGTCGACGTGCTCATCAACAACGCAGGCATTTACCAGTGTCCCTACATGAAGACAGAGGAGGGGTTTGAGATGCAGCTGGGGGTCAACCACCTGGGTCACTTCCTCCTCACCCACCTCCTCCTGGACCTCCTCAAGCGCTCCTCCCCCAGCCGCGTGGTGGTGGTCTCCTCCAAGCTCTACAAGTATGGCAGCATCAACTTCGACGACCTCAACAG TGAGAGAAGCTACAACAAAGCCTTCTGCTACAGCCAGAGCAAGCTGGCTAATCTGCTCTTCACCCACCAGCTGGCCCGGCGCCTGGAGGAGGAGGGCGTCACGGGGGTAACGGTCAATGCCCTCACCCCAGGCATCGTGAGGACCAGGCTGGGCAGGCACATCCACATCCCCTTCCTGGCCAAACCTCTCTTTTACCTGGCCTCGTTGTTCTTCTTCAAGAGCCCACTGGAGGGAGCTCAGACGCCACTCTACCTGGCGTGTTCACCCGACGTCGAGGGCGTGGCGGGGAAGTGCTTCGCTAACTGCGAGGAGGAGGAGCTGATGCCCAAGGCGACGGACGATCAGGCGGCCAAGAGACTGTGGGACCTGAGTGAGACCATGGTGGGGATAAAAACTCAATAA